TGTAGGTGAGGAGAAATATTTCCACCTGAACATCCAAAATTATTCATTACCTGCTCATGCGTAAAAGTACCTCCCAGATCGTTGCTGCTTAAAGTGAAAGTTTTGTCGCTCATCGTTTAAATTTTTTACCTACAACGATGAGGGCATTGACTTGTTTAAGCATTTTTAGAATCAATGAAACGGTACAAAATCGCCAAGCCCTGTGTTAGCTTCTCCTTATTTTTGCCGGGTCTGATCAAGAAGAAACCTGCATGAAAAATTACCTGAACCTGCTGAGCGAAGTGATGAACACCGGTATTGAGAAAAATGACCGCACCGGGACCGGTACCCGCAGTGTGTTCGGACGTCAGCTTCGTTTTGACCTTTCTGAAGGGTTTCCATTGGTTACAACTAAAAAAGTACATCTGAAATCTATTATCTATGAATTGCTCTGGTTCCTTAAAGGGGATACTAATACGGCTTATTTAAAGACGCACAACGTGAGGATCTGGGACGAATGGGCCAGTGAGTCAGGCGATCTGGGCCCTGTGTATGGCGCTCAGTGGCGGTCGTGGCCGGCTACTGATGGACGTACCATTGACCAGATTTCCGGAGCAGTCGAAATGATCCGAAATAATCCAGATTCAAGAAGAATTATCGTAAGCGCCTGGAATGTAGGCCAATTGGAGGAGATGGCGCTTGCTCCCTGCCACTGCCTGTTTCAGTTCTATGTGGCGGAAGGCAGGCTTAGCTGCCAGCTCTACCAAAGAAGCGCTGATCTTTTTCTGGGTGTTCCTTTTAATATCGCTTCGTATGCTCTGCTGACAATGATGATGGCGCAGGTGTGCGGCCTGGTGCCAGGCGAGTTCGTTCATACCTTTGGGGATGCCCATATTTATAATAACCACTTTCAGCAGGTAAAGGAGCAGTTGCAGCGCGAACCCCGCCCTCTGCCGGAAATGCGAATAAATAGTGATGTGAAAAACATCCTGGAATTCGAATATTCGGATTTTGAACTTATCAATTATAATCCACTTCCACGCATTAAAGCTCCGGTGGCAGTCTGACCAAATCCAAGTATGCAATGAAAATATCACTGATAGCAGCCATGAGTACCAACCGGGTCATAGGAAAGGACAATGATCTGGTCTGGCACATGCCCGCAGATCTGAAGTTTTTCAAAAAAACCACGATTGGCCATCATATCCTTATGGGGCGAAAAACCTTCGAATCTTTTGGAAAGGCCTTGCCGGGCCGCACCAATCTGGTACTTACCGGTCAGCGTGATGTTGAGATTCCCGGGGCTACTGTAGTTCATTCAATGGAAGATGCCATATCCCTGGCCCAGGCAGCCGGAGAGGAGGAGCTTTTTATTGGAGGCGGAGCCAAAGTGTATGAAGAATCGCTATCCATAGCTGATCGAATTTATCTCACGCTGATCCATCATACTTTTGAAGGACATGCTTTTTTCCCGGTGTTTGATGTGTCGGAATGGAAAGAGGTGAGCAGAGAGGATCATGCTCCTGATGAGAAAAACCCGTATGCGTATTCTTTTCTGCTGTTAGAGCGGAAATAGCGGCTTTCTATGACGTTTCATTTTCACTGTCGCCAAAGGTGAAACCCAGCCGTTTGCCGGTAGAAATGGCCGCATTGCCTGATTCCTTGATTTTTTGAAGCAGTGTAATCTCCTTTATCTTATCGAAAGGCGGTACGTACAGATCAAAATCCAGGGTATGAAGAATAGCCGTCTCCACAATTTTGTCAATATTTTCCTTTGTGATGAGCTGATTGGCAAAGTCGCCAAACAGAAAAGATAACTGCCGCTGCCCCTGGACAAAAAAGTGCCCATCCTTATTAATGAAGATTCGACCTATAAGGTAGCCAAGGTCATGGTAACGGTGGTATTTCAGCGAATCCGCCAGGAAGTTGTAGACCATGATCATTCCGCAGTAGGACCTTAGCGGATCCTCCTTCACATAAGCCGAGTTGTGGACAAAATGCTCAGAAGGAAATGTGAAGACATTAGAATGCATCATAAAATAGAGCATATCCCCTGAAAACTTCAACGAGCTTTCAAACATGCCATGGTCCTGATAGCTGATCTCTACTGAAGAATCTTTTTTGCTGAGGATCCCTGAAAGCGTTTCGGCATAATGAGCCGAGCATTTTTTCAGTTGCTCAAAGCTTTCCAGCGTTTTCCTGTAAATAAATTGTTTGGTACCCGCCTTATTCTCCAGTGCGAAAATGATCTTGTTCAGATTATCGTTTGGCTTTTCCATCCATTCATTTTAATAAGCTTTGGCAAATACTACCCGTTGTGCCGAGGGATTTCCGGAGTAGATACAAGTACCTGCTTCTTTGTTTTCATTTAGTGGGATCAGGCGGATCGTGGCTTTGGTTTCCTGTTTTATCTTTTGTTCCGTTTCAGGAGTTCCATCCCAATGGGCATAAATGAATCCGCCACGTTTCTCGAGCACCTCCCGGAACTCTTCATAAGAATCTACTTGATGTGTATTTGCTTCGCGAAAATCCAGCGCTTTCTGGTAAATATTTTTCTGAATCTCTTCAAGTAGCTCAGGGATATGAGAAGATAACGTATCCAGCTTCACCAGATTCTTTTCGCGGGTATCCCTCCTGGCTACTTCTACCG
The Bacteroidia bacterium genome window above contains:
- a CDS encoding thymidylate synthase, with amino-acid sequence MKNYLNLLSEVMNTGIEKNDRTGTGTRSVFGRQLRFDLSEGFPLVTTKKVHLKSIIYELLWFLKGDTNTAYLKTHNVRIWDEWASESGDLGPVYGAQWRSWPATDGRTIDQISGAVEMIRNNPDSRRIIVSAWNVGQLEEMALAPCHCLFQFYVAEGRLSCQLYQRSADLFLGVPFNIASYALLTMMMAQVCGLVPGEFVHTFGDAHIYNNHFQQVKEQLQREPRPLPEMRINSDVKNILEFEYSDFELINYNPLPRIKAPVAV
- a CDS encoding dihydrofolate reductase, with the translated sequence MKISLIAAMSTNRVIGKDNDLVWHMPADLKFFKKTTIGHHILMGRKTFESFGKALPGRTNLVLTGQRDVEIPGATVVHSMEDAISLAQAAGEEELFIGGGAKVYEESLSIADRIYLTLIHHTFEGHAFFPVFDVSEWKEVSREDHAPDEKNPYAYSFLLLERK